One window of the uncultured Paludibaculum sp. genome contains the following:
- a CDS encoding Gfo/Idh/MocA family oxidoreductase, whose product MSTRRTFVAGAGGVVVSHLAAKKAMAANDKLRIAVIGTNGRGKDHIQGIMSQPDAEVVTLCDVDLNVGNARAEAFEKKYGKKPQVVQDLRRVFDDKNIDAVTIATPNHWHSLAAIWACQAGKDVYVEKPGSHNIYEGRKLVEAAHKYNRIVQHGVQLRSSTAIREAVEHLQKGVIGNVYMSRGLVFRWRPSIGKKGVEPVPAGLDYDMWTGPAEKEPFSRRIVHYNWHWTWNYGNGDVGNQGIHETDLCMWGLGVKGFPSKITAMGGKFLFDDDKITPEVLTTLYHYPDEKKLIQFEVRPWCTNSEDGASVGNIFYGSEGYMVIKGYDTYETYLGQKKEKGPAGKAGGDHYANWIKAIRSRKTEDQHGPVETAHLASGLAHLGNISYRLGRVLSFDPAKEKFVNDKEADTHLTRNYRKGFEVPAKV is encoded by the coding sequence ATGAGTACACGTAGAACCTTTGTCGCCGGCGCAGGCGGCGTTGTCGTTTCCCATCTCGCTGCGAAGAAGGCCATGGCCGCCAATGACAAGCTTCGGATCGCCGTAATTGGAACCAACGGCCGCGGTAAGGACCACATCCAGGGCATCATGAGTCAGCCCGACGCCGAGGTCGTCACGTTGTGTGATGTGGACCTCAACGTGGGCAATGCTCGAGCCGAGGCGTTTGAGAAAAAGTATGGAAAGAAGCCGCAGGTCGTCCAGGACCTGCGCCGCGTCTTCGACGACAAGAACATCGACGCGGTGACGATCGCCACACCGAATCACTGGCACTCGCTCGCAGCCATCTGGGCATGCCAGGCCGGCAAGGATGTCTACGTCGAAAAGCCGGGCTCTCACAATATCTACGAGGGCCGCAAGCTGGTGGAGGCCGCCCACAAGTACAACCGCATCGTCCAGCACGGCGTGCAATTGCGTTCGTCCACGGCCATCCGTGAAGCGGTGGAGCACCTGCAAAAAGGCGTGATCGGTAACGTCTACATGTCACGCGGTCTCGTCTTCCGGTGGCGTCCTTCCATCGGCAAGAAGGGCGTGGAGCCAGTGCCCGCCGGGCTCGACTACGATATGTGGACCGGTCCAGCCGAGAAGGAACCCTTCAGCCGCCGCATCGTTCACTACAACTGGCATTGGACCTGGAACTACGGCAACGGCGACGTTGGCAATCAGGGCATTCACGAAACCGATCTCTGCATGTGGGGTCTGGGCGTGAAGGGCTTCCCTTCGAAGATCACGGCGATGGGCGGCAAGTTCCTGTTTGACGACGATAAGATCACGCCGGAAGTACTCACGACGCTCTATCACTATCCGGATGAGAAGAAGCTGATCCAGTTCGAAGTGCGCCCGTGGTGCACAAACAGCGAAGACGGCGCATCGGTCGGCAATATCTTCTACGGCTCGGAAGGCTACATGGTGATCAAGGGCTACGACACCTACGAGACCTACCTCGGCCAGAAGAAAGAGAAGGGCCCGGCGGGCAAGGCCGGCGGCGACCACTACGCCAACTGGATCAAGGCCATCCGCAGCCGCAAGACCGAAGACCAGCACGGCCCCGTGGAGACGGCGCATCTGGCCAGCGGGTTGGCCCACCTGGGCAACATCAGCTATCGCCTGGGCCGCGTTCTGAGCTTTGATCCCGCGAAAGAGAAGTTCGTGAACGACAAGGAAGCCGACACGCACCTCACTCGCAACTACCGCAAGGGATTCGAAGTTCCGGCCAAGGTATAG
- a CDS encoding DUF1080 domain-containing protein, with translation MPARAMYTQEMLALLLLLMQPPVPPVSLFDGHSSAGWLEVTGQPFPSKSWVVEDGCLKARVVDGGFQDIRTEATFREFELEFEWKIEPGGNSGVKYLIDKVDTWKAKTGEGINARGRGPEYQLIDDDMNADSKGNPRKQTASLYGKIAPATHAAKPAGEFNASRIVVRGGHVEHWLNGVKELEYEAPVKDSPIVLQNHHSAVWFRNIRIRRLNVIGR, from the coding sequence GTGCCGGCACGGGCAATGTACACTCAGGAGATGCTTGCCCTGCTGCTGCTTCTGATGCAGCCTCCCGTCCCCCCCGTTTCGTTGTTCGACGGCCACTCTTCCGCCGGTTGGCTGGAGGTTACCGGGCAGCCGTTTCCCTCCAAGTCCTGGGTGGTGGAGGATGGCTGCCTGAAAGCGCGGGTAGTGGATGGCGGTTTCCAGGACATCCGCACCGAAGCCACGTTCCGCGAGTTCGAACTCGAATTCGAGTGGAAGATCGAGCCGGGCGGGAACTCCGGCGTGAAGTACCTCATCGACAAAGTCGACACGTGGAAGGCAAAGACCGGCGAGGGCATCAACGCCCGCGGGCGCGGTCCGGAGTACCAGTTGATTGACGACGACATGAACGCCGATTCCAAGGGCAATCCGCGGAAGCAGACGGCGTCCCTCTACGGGAAGATCGCCCCCGCTACCCACGCGGCAAAACCGGCCGGCGAGTTCAATGCATCGCGCATTGTGGTGCGTGGCGGGCACGTGGAGCATTGGCTGAACGGCGTGAAGGAGCTGGAGTATGAAGCACCGGTGAAGGACAGCCCTATCGTGCTGCAGAATCACCACTCCGCGGTCTGGTTTCGCAACATTCGGATCCGGCGGCTTAACGTTATCGGAAGGTAA